From Citricoccus sp. SGAir0253, a single genomic window includes:
- the fdh gene encoding formate dehydrogenase encodes MSRFSFLEWPVIRQFRTDDSSGRSSAVVSGRTRSLTPRTATADRAVQSVCPYCAVGCGQKVFVSDERVVQIEGDPDSPISRGRLCPKGSASEQLVNASNRQTKVLYRAPRATEWQEMDLETATEMVVDRFLESRRNGWQDLDEQGRRLARTMGIASLGGATLDNEENYLIKKLFTAAGAIQIENQARIUHSATVPGLGTSFGRGGATQSLQDMANADCIVIQGSNMAEAHPVGFQWVTEAKARGAKVFHVDPRFSRTSAVADKHVPIRAGSDIVLLGALINHVLTHEKWFKEYVVAYTNAATIVGEDFRDTEDLDGLFSGFDEETGGYDMSSWAYEPEPGSPAAGAGVGTPGTGEATEGASGAVAGSMGGDAVQEDAAEASTEAAGHQYGSGGPDIETHRPRRDETLQHPRSVFQILKRHYSRYTPEMVREACGISEEDFEELAHAITQNSGRERTTCFAYAVGWTQHTVGAQYIRTATILQLLLGNMGRPGGGIMALRGHASIQGCTDIPTLFNLLPGYLPMPTVERQDLATYLEAIASKQQKGYWAEADAYTVSLLKAWWGDAAHADNDYAYDYLPRLTGPHGTYQTVEGMIAGDVEGYFILGQNPAVGSANGRMQRMGMSHLKWLVVRDFQLIESATWWKDGPEIETGELRTEDIETEVFFFPAANHVEKAGTFTQTQRLVQWRHQAVAPPGDAQSELQFFHELGKRIRARLADSTDPRDRPLLDLTWDYPEDEHGEPDGEVILQEINGRFVSGERAGELLSSYTQMRADGSTAGGCWIYTGVYADGVNHAAIRTPGGGDGPQDEEWGWAWPANRRILYNRASADPEGRPWSERKRLVWWDEEQGRWVGNDVPDFPVDRAPGSTPDPSLGGAAAIAGDDPFIMQADGKGWLFAPKGMVDGPLPTHYEPQESPVRNALYAQQNNPTRVTLPRKDNLSAPEAGTPGSDVYPFMFTTYRLTEHHTAGGMSRWLPYLAELQPEMFCEISPELAAERGLEPYGWATLVSPRAAIEAKVLVTERMRPLRVGGRTVHQIGLPYHWGVGVDAVVSGDSANDLLGITLDPNVLIQGSKVGAVDIRPGRRPRGRALLDLVASYQERAGLTVDSGNEGVTGTHEEAGAEQATARSRTTDRAANGPGTTGPGERAGED; translated from the coding sequence ATGTCACGGTTCAGCTTCCTGGAATGGCCGGTCATCCGGCAGTTCCGCACGGACGACTCGTCCGGCCGAAGCTCTGCCGTGGTCTCCGGCCGGACCCGGTCCCTCACCCCCCGCACCGCCACCGCGGACCGCGCGGTGCAGAGCGTCTGCCCGTACTGCGCGGTGGGCTGCGGACAGAAGGTGTTCGTCTCGGACGAGCGGGTCGTCCAGATCGAGGGGGACCCGGACTCGCCGATCTCCCGCGGCCGGCTGTGCCCCAAGGGCTCGGCGAGCGAGCAGCTCGTCAACGCCTCCAACCGCCAGACGAAGGTCCTCTACCGCGCGCCGCGGGCCACCGAGTGGCAGGAGATGGACCTGGAGACCGCCACCGAGATGGTGGTGGACCGCTTCCTGGAGTCCCGCCGCAACGGCTGGCAGGACCTGGACGAGCAGGGCCGCCGGCTGGCCCGCACCATGGGGATCGCCTCCCTGGGCGGCGCCACGCTGGACAACGAGGAGAACTACCTCATCAAGAAGTTGTTCACCGCGGCCGGCGCCATCCAGATCGAGAACCAGGCCCGTATTTGACACTCCGCCACGGTTCCCGGTCTGGGGACCTCCTTCGGGCGCGGCGGCGCCACCCAATCGCTGCAGGACATGGCCAACGCCGACTGCATCGTCATCCAGGGCTCCAACATGGCCGAGGCGCACCCCGTGGGCTTCCAGTGGGTGACGGAGGCCAAGGCGCGCGGTGCCAAGGTCTTCCACGTGGACCCGCGCTTCTCCCGGACCTCCGCGGTGGCGGACAAGCACGTCCCCATCCGGGCGGGCTCGGACATCGTGCTGCTCGGCGCGCTCATCAACCACGTGCTCACCCACGAGAAGTGGTTCAAGGAGTACGTGGTGGCCTACACGAACGCGGCCACGATCGTCGGGGAGGACTTCCGGGACACCGAGGACCTGGACGGGCTGTTCTCCGGCTTCGATGAGGAGACCGGCGGCTACGACATGTCCTCGTGGGCCTACGAACCGGAACCGGGATCGCCGGCCGCCGGGGCCGGCGTCGGGACCCCGGGGACCGGTGAGGCCACCGAGGGCGCCTCCGGCGCCGTCGCGGGGTCCATGGGCGGTGACGCCGTCCAGGAGGACGCCGCCGAGGCCTCGACCGAGGCCGCGGGGCACCAGTACGGCTCCGGCGGGCCGGACATCGAGACCCACCGGCCGCGCCGCGACGAGACCCTGCAGCACCCGCGCTCGGTGTTCCAGATCCTCAAGCGGCACTACTCGCGCTACACCCCCGAGATGGTCCGCGAGGCGTGCGGGATCTCCGAGGAGGACTTCGAGGAGCTGGCGCACGCCATCACGCAGAACTCCGGCCGGGAGCGCACCACGTGCTTCGCCTACGCCGTCGGCTGGACGCAGCACACGGTGGGCGCCCAGTACATCCGCACCGCCACGATCCTGCAGCTCCTGCTGGGCAACATGGGCCGTCCCGGCGGCGGCATCATGGCCCTGCGCGGGCACGCCTCCATCCAGGGCTGCACGGACATCCCGACCCTGTTCAACCTGCTGCCGGGCTACCTGCCGATGCCCACCGTGGAGCGCCAGGACCTGGCCACCTACCTGGAGGCGATCGCCTCCAAGCAGCAGAAGGGCTACTGGGCGGAGGCCGACGCGTACACGGTGAGCCTGCTCAAGGCCTGGTGGGGGGACGCCGCCCACGCCGACAACGACTACGCGTACGACTACCTGCCGCGGCTCACCGGGCCGCACGGGACCTACCAGACGGTCGAGGGCATGATCGCCGGGGACGTGGAGGGCTACTTCATCCTCGGCCAGAACCCCGCGGTCGGCTCCGCCAACGGGCGCATGCAGCGCATGGGCATGTCCCACCTGAAGTGGCTCGTGGTCCGCGACTTCCAGCTCATCGAGTCCGCCACGTGGTGGAAGGACGGCCCGGAGATCGAGACCGGGGAGCTGCGCACCGAGGACATCGAGACCGAGGTGTTCTTCTTCCCCGCGGCCAACCACGTGGAGAAGGCCGGCACCTTCACCCAGACCCAGCGGCTCGTCCAGTGGCGCCACCAGGCCGTGGCACCGCCGGGCGACGCCCAGTCCGAGTTGCAGTTCTTCCACGAGCTCGGCAAGCGGATCCGGGCCCGGCTCGCCGACTCCACCGACCCGCGGGACCGGCCCCTGCTGGACCTGACCTGGGATTACCCGGAGGACGAGCACGGGGAGCCGGACGGCGAGGTGATCCTGCAGGAGATCAACGGCCGCTTCGTCTCCGGTGAGCGGGCCGGGGAGCTGCTGTCCAGCTACACCCAGATGCGCGCGGACGGCTCCACGGCCGGCGGCTGCTGGATCTACACGGGCGTGTACGCCGACGGCGTCAACCACGCCGCGATCCGCACCCCCGGGGGCGGGGACGGCCCGCAGGACGAGGAGTGGGGCTGGGCCTGGCCGGCCAACCGGCGCATCCTGTACAACCGAGCCTCGGCGGATCCCGAGGGCCGGCCGTGGTCCGAGCGCAAGCGGCTCGTGTGGTGGGACGAGGAGCAGGGCCGGTGGGTCGGCAACGACGTGCCGGACTTCCCCGTGGACCGCGCCCCCGGCAGCACCCCGGACCCGTCCCTGGGCGGCGCCGCCGCGATCGCGGGGGACGACCCGTTCATCATGCAGGCCGACGGCAAGGGCTGGCTGTTCGCGCCCAAGGGCATGGTGGACGGCCCGCTGCCGACCCACTACGAGCCGCAGGAATCGCCCGTGCGCAACGCGCTGTACGCGCAGCAGAACAACCCCACGCGCGTCACCCTGCCGCGCAAGGACAACCTCTCGGCGCCCGAGGCCGGCACGCCCGGCTCGGACGTGTACCCGTTCATGTTCACCACCTACCGGCTGACCGAGCACCACACGGCCGGCGGGATGAGCCGGTGGCTGCCCTACCTCGCCGAGCTGCAGCCGGAGATGTTCTGCGAGATCTCGCCGGAACTGGCCGCCGAGCGCGGGCTCGAGCCCTACGGCTGGGCCACGCTGGTCTCCCCGCGTGCGGCCATCGAGGCCAAGGTGCTGGTCACGGAGCGGATGCGGCCCCTGCGCGTCGGGGGGCGCACCGTGCACCAGATCGGCCTGCCCTACCACTGGGGCGTGGGCGTGGACGCGGTGGTCAGCGGGGACTCCGCCAACGACCTGCTCGGGATCACGCTGGACCCCAACGTGCTCATCCAGGGCTCGAAGGTGGGCGCGGTGGACATCCGCCCCGGCCGGCGGCCCCGCGGCCGGGCGCTGCTGGACCTCGTGGCGTCCTACCAGGAGCGCGCCGGTCTCACCGTGGACTCCGGCAACGAGGGCGTCACCGGGACGCACGAGGAGGCCGGGGCCGAGCAGGCCACCGCACGCAGCAGGACCACGGACCGCGCCGCGAACGGGCCCGGGACCACCGGGCCGGGCGAGCGCGCGGGGGAGGACTAG
- the nrfD gene encoding NrfD/PsrC family molybdoenzyme membrane anchor subunit codes for MTTSEYDAYRPPEEPRRRRRREAPAPGRTTATQDAPAQDGPTTAASGAGTGTGPAAVGATIERPRTGAPFATGTARRGGLAPAGSDGAREMAMVPEPEFTAGDGYYGRPVVKAPPWDERVATYLVCGGIAGGSSLLAFGAQLTGRAELRRTARLTALGSASVGALALVADLGRPERFLNMLRTIKPTSPMSLGSWVLAGFSTAAGVAAVAEADRMLGEVLPLGPLRTVLRAVEAPSGAVAALLAAPLAGYTAVLLSDTAMPTWNAARDDLPFVFVSSASLASGGMAMITTSTAQAGPARALAVLGVAGDLVATRVMERRMDPVAAEPLHHGRPGRLMRWSERLAVAGGIGTVVSGLTRSRWAAVASGAALVAASACTRFGVFYAGKDSARDPRYTIEPQKNRLAARRRAGITHDSITTVG; via the coding sequence GTGACCACCTCCGAGTACGACGCCTACCGCCCGCCCGAGGAGCCCCGCCGCCGGCGCCGCCGGGAGGCCCCGGCCCCCGGGCGGACGACCGCCACGCAGGACGCCCCCGCCCAGGACGGCCCGACGACGGCCGCCTCCGGCGCGGGGACCGGTACCGGACCCGCGGCCGTCGGCGCGACGATCGAGCGCCCCCGGACCGGGGCGCCGTTCGCCACGGGCACCGCGCGCCGCGGGGGCCTGGCCCCCGCCGGCAGCGACGGGGCGCGCGAGATGGCCATGGTGCCCGAGCCGGAGTTCACGGCCGGGGACGGCTACTACGGCCGCCCCGTGGTCAAGGCCCCGCCCTGGGACGAGCGGGTGGCCACCTACCTCGTGTGCGGCGGCATCGCCGGCGGTTCCTCGCTGCTGGCCTTCGGCGCCCAGCTCACCGGTCGCGCCGAGCTGCGCCGCACCGCCCGGCTGACCGCCCTGGGCTCGGCGAGCGTGGGAGCGCTGGCGCTCGTGGCCGACCTCGGCCGACCCGAGCGCTTCCTGAACATGCTGCGCACCATCAAGCCGACCTCGCCGATGAGCCTGGGCTCGTGGGTGCTGGCCGGGTTCAGCACGGCCGCGGGCGTGGCCGCCGTCGCGGAGGCCGACCGGATGCTGGGCGAGGTGCTGCCCCTGGGCCCGCTGCGCACCGTGCTGCGCGCCGTGGAGGCCCCGTCCGGGGCGGTCGCGGCGCTGCTCGCCGCCCCGCTGGCCGGGTACACGGCCGTGCTGCTGTCCGACACCGCCATGCCCACGTGGAACGCGGCCAGGGACGACCTGCCGTTCGTGTTCGTCTCCTCCGCCTCGCTGGCCTCGGGCGGGATGGCGATGATCACCACGTCCACCGCCCAGGCGGGCCCGGCGCGCGCCCTCGCGGTGCTCGGGGTCGCCGGGGACCTCGTGGCCACGCGCGTCATGGAGCGCCGGATGGACCCGGTGGCCGCGGAGCCGCTGCACCACGGCCGGCCCGGCCGGCTCATGCGCTGGAGCGAGCGCCTGGCGGTCGCCGGCGGGATCGGCACGGTCGTCTCCGGGCTGACCCGGAGCCGGTGGGCGGCCGTCGCCTCGGGCGCGGCGCTGGTCGCGGCCTCGGCGTGCACCCGCTTCGGGGTGTTCTACGCGGGCAAGGACTCCGCGCGGGACCCGCGGTACACCATCGAGCCGCAGAAGAACCGCCTGGCCGCGCGCCGGCGGGCCGGCATCACGCACGACTCGATCACCACCGTCGGCTGA
- a CDS encoding 4Fe-4S dicluster domain-containing protein, translating to MSRLTAPDSAAVGENPTADAHYEHPHPRKGFFTDTSICIGCKACEVACKEWNRNPVDSDYALSNSSFDNSEGLGADTWRHVAFIEQDRSRIEAARESGRALVSLGMPGFRPVGAAHPDVPSAAGDATAAALSGALHGALAEAAGGPAAGLPPAPDLGELDVLSALGGGPTRPEDAGAVDTTPPDTPEFRWLMSSDVCKHCTNAGCLDVCPTGALFRTEHGTVVVQDDVCNGCGTCVAGCPFGVIERRKDGIAQPRTERSAAPGTPTAPGTPEPTRNAGVAQKCTLCYDRLRDDQTPACAQACPTTSIRYGERADLVASARDRVARLHAQGRTEARLYGANPNDGVGGTGSVFLLLDEPEVYGLPPDPRVPTADLPRMYARAGIAMAGMAAASALAFVLGGRR from the coding sequence ATGTCTCGACTGACCGCACCGGACAGCGCGGCGGTGGGGGAGAACCCCACCGCGGACGCCCACTACGAGCACCCGCATCCGCGCAAGGGGTTCTTCACGGACACCTCCATCTGCATCGGCTGCAAGGCCTGCGAGGTGGCGTGCAAGGAGTGGAACCGCAATCCCGTGGACTCGGACTACGCGCTGTCCAACTCCTCCTTCGACAACTCCGAGGGGCTGGGGGCGGACACGTGGCGGCACGTGGCGTTCATCGAGCAGGACCGGTCCCGGATCGAGGCGGCCCGGGAGTCCGGGCGCGCCCTGGTCAGCCTCGGGATGCCCGGCTTCCGGCCGGTCGGCGCCGCGCACCCGGACGTGCCGAGCGCGGCCGGTGACGCGACCGCAGCGGCCCTCTCCGGTGCCCTGCACGGCGCGCTGGCCGAGGCGGCCGGGGGTCCGGCGGCCGGGCTGCCCCCCGCCCCGGACCTGGGCGAGCTGGACGTGCTCTCCGCGCTCGGTGGCGGGCCGACCCGCCCAGAGGACGCCGGGGCCGTGGACACGACGCCGCCGGACACCCCCGAGTTCCGCTGGCTGATGTCCTCGGACGTGTGCAAGCACTGCACCAACGCCGGCTGCCTGGACGTGTGCCCCACCGGCGCGCTGTTCCGCACCGAGCACGGCACCGTGGTGGTGCAGGACGACGTCTGCAACGGCTGCGGCACGTGCGTGGCGGGCTGCCCGTTCGGGGTGATCGAGCGGCGCAAGGACGGCATCGCCCAGCCTCGCACCGAGCGCTCCGCGGCCCCCGGGACGCCGACCGCGCCCGGGACGCCGGAGCCCACCCGCAACGCGGGCGTGGCCCAGAAGTGCACGCTGTGCTACGACCGGCTCCGCGACGACCAGACCCCCGCGTGTGCCCAGGCCTGCCCCACCACCTCCATCCGCTACGGCGAGCGGGCGGACCTCGTGGCCTCCGCCCGGGACCGGGTGGCCCGCCTGCACGCCCAGGGCCGCACGGAGGCCCGGCTGTACGGGGCGAACCCGAACGACGGGGTGGGCGGCACCGGCTCGGTGTTCCTGCTGCTGGACGAGCCGGAGGTGTACGGCCTGCCGCCGGACCCGCGGGTCCCCACCGCCGACCTGCCGAGGATGTACGCCCGCGCCGGGATCGCCATGGCCGGGATGGCCGCGGCCTCCGCCCTCGCCTTCGTGCTGGGAGGGCGCCGGTGA
- a CDS encoding glycosyltransferase family 39 protein: MSTATLTRSEASAATRPARRPMSRPTRQWLLLGAVAVYVVVLAVRLRNTAFIDEALYINAGNAYLDHWFGGRPLGDAGAFFSGLPVLYPVLAALIDSVGGLYLVRAFSLACVLATALLLFGTARRLWGRRAGLLAAATFLLSGPVVFIGWLGTFDALVVALLALGLWLGLARSGIPSAVLLGIVLTLATLTKYTAGLFVPVVLAATVVAGAMGLRRAGVAAAVAVGSLAVVWTQGGADVARDVAFTTTGRQALSPVGAGELFGLLIDHLAFLILLAVVALVLMWRAGGWRLRVLGLGLVTAAAALPVGQMILGEAVSFEKHLAYSVLLLALPIGWGLAHVSRLPLMVTPVVLAVMIMALFPLVRADAMYRWPNVASVLAAIEYDPQPGLYISSATDALDYHTRDLPGIAWETTFELYFEGEEGIQAAVANERYELVILRTASVGNAEQDSLQATFLAALEQNPAYGLAFEPFPASTTPGDEWLIYSHR, translated from the coding sequence ATGAGCACCGCAACCCTCACCCGATCCGAGGCCTCCGCCGCCACTCGCCCGGCGCGACGGCCGATGAGCCGGCCCACGAGACAGTGGCTACTCCTGGGAGCGGTCGCGGTCTACGTCGTCGTCCTGGCCGTCCGCCTGCGCAACACGGCCTTCATCGACGAGGCCCTGTACATCAACGCCGGGAACGCCTACCTCGACCACTGGTTCGGCGGCCGCCCCCTGGGTGATGCAGGTGCCTTCTTCTCGGGACTGCCCGTCCTCTATCCCGTCCTCGCGGCCCTCATCGACTCGGTCGGTGGACTGTACCTCGTCCGCGCGTTCAGCCTGGCGTGCGTCCTGGCGACCGCCCTGCTGCTGTTCGGCACGGCGCGCCGGCTCTGGGGACGCCGAGCAGGCCTGCTGGCGGCGGCCACCTTCCTGCTGTCCGGGCCGGTGGTCTTCATCGGGTGGCTGGGGACGTTCGACGCGCTCGTGGTGGCCCTGCTCGCCCTCGGCCTGTGGCTCGGCCTGGCCCGCTCGGGCATCCCCTCGGCGGTCCTGCTCGGCATCGTGCTGACCCTGGCGACCCTGACCAAGTACACGGCCGGGCTCTTCGTGCCCGTGGTCCTGGCCGCCACCGTCGTCGCGGGGGCGATGGGTCTCCGACGGGCGGGGGTCGCCGCGGCCGTGGCAGTCGGTTCCCTGGCGGTGGTCTGGACGCAGGGCGGTGCGGACGTGGCGCGGGATGTCGCGTTCACGACCACCGGCCGCCAGGCCCTGTCACCCGTGGGCGCCGGCGAGCTGTTCGGCCTGCTGATCGACCACCTGGCCTTCCTCATCCTGCTCGCCGTCGTGGCCCTCGTGCTGATGTGGCGGGCGGGGGGGTGGCGACTGCGGGTGCTGGGCCTGGGCCTCGTCACCGCGGCGGCGGCGCTGCCGGTAGGCCAGATGATCCTCGGTGAGGCCGTCTCGTTCGAAAAGCACCTGGCCTACTCCGTCCTGCTGCTCGCGCTGCCCATCGGATGGGGCCTGGCCCACGTCTCACGACTCCCGCTCATGGTCACCCCCGTGGTGCTGGCCGTGATGATCATGGCCCTCTTCCCGCTGGTGCGAGCAGACGCGATGTACCGCTGGCCCAACGTCGCCAGCGTGTTGGCCGCGATCGAGTACGACCCCCAGCCCGGCCTGTACATCAGTTCGGCGACCGACGCGTTGGACTACCACACCCGCGACCTGCCGGGCATCGCGTGGGAGACGACGTTCGAGCTGTACTTCGAGGGTGAGGAGGGGATCCAGGCGGCCGTCGCCAACGAGCGGTACGAACTCGTCATCCTGCGCACCGCCAGCGTGGGCAACGCCGAACAGGACTCGCTGCAGGCGACCTTCCTCGCGGCCCTGGAGCAGAACCCCGCCTACGGCTTGGCCTTCGAGCCGTTCCCCGCGTCGACCACCCCCGGCGACGAATGGCTCATCTACTCCCACCGGTGA
- a CDS encoding polysaccharide deacetylase family protein, whose translation MTATTAVLALALAGCATPDPPAPTPITREARGVKAADIGHLPDLTPPERCTGHVALTFDDGPTKLTPEILAVLDHYDVPATFFNVGLQEKALPRLVERELAAGHQVGNHTMTHPDLLSLDVDEALEDVDAASATHRDLTDEHVTLFRPPYGNSDAAIRAAAEDRGLTEVLWTVDSKDYEAISVDEVVENSRGMTDGGILLMHDGKPLTVEALPRVIEHYYDEGLCFGRVTPGDTELPSNVGLTHRARASD comes from the coding sequence ATGACCGCAACCACAGCCGTCCTGGCCCTGGCCCTGGCCGGGTGCGCCACGCCCGACCCCCCGGCCCCCACTCCCATCACGCGCGAGGCGCGTGGGGTCAAGGCGGCCGACATCGGCCACCTGCCGGACCTGACGCCGCCGGAACGCTGCACCGGTCACGTGGCACTCACCTTCGACGACGGACCCACGAAGCTGACGCCGGAGATCCTGGCCGTCCTGGACCACTACGACGTGCCCGCGACCTTCTTCAACGTGGGTCTCCAGGAGAAGGCCCTGCCGCGCCTCGTCGAGCGAGAGCTCGCGGCCGGCCACCAGGTCGGCAACCACACGATGACGCACCCTGACCTGTTGTCCCTGGACGTCGACGAGGCCCTGGAGGACGTGGACGCGGCCTCGGCGACGCACCGCGACCTGACCGACGAGCACGTGACGCTGTTCCGCCCGCCGTACGGGAACTCCGACGCGGCGATCCGCGCCGCGGCCGAGGACCGTGGCCTGACCGAGGTCCTGTGGACCGTCGACTCCAAGGACTACGAGGCCATCTCGGTCGACGAGGTGGTGGAGAACTCCCGGGGAATGACCGACGGCGGCATTCTCCTCATGCACGACGGCAAGCCGCTGACCGTCGAGGCACTGCCCCGGGTCATCGAGCACTACTACGACGAGGGCCTGTGCTTCGGCCGGGTCACTCCAGGCGACACCGAACTCCCCTCCAACGTGGGCCTCACCCACCGGGCCCGAGCCAGCGACTAG
- a CDS encoding glycosyltransferase family 2 protein, whose amino-acid sequence MSLAMDTPAGPPPPAAVEPVGLDLSGLDRPGSRIVSLIPAHNEEDGIVKTVRSQFAQSIQPALVIVMADNCTDDTVRLAREAGAQVVETVDNRAKKAGALNQGLAMVMPLLDDDDYILAQDADGELGTDFIKNALWAYEVKPNLGGVSGCIVARTPTNFIERAQAIEYARGTRLMGRQGGKVHVLSGAAALFPVRVFRAIAEARGTTLPGAPGTVYMEDSLTEDYELTLAIRHLGFDCTSTKRCPVVTDIMPDIEMLQVQRLRWYRGAMESLWLYGWNRITRSTWGGVAFTFFSSLLFPLALLALVLSWLLWDIGPNPLYWFLLPIFMAENIVVAMRIKDRASLRTAIFFVPLWLYDNAMFIVYWRALFGAVRREARVWVT is encoded by the coding sequence ATGAGCCTGGCCATGGACACCCCCGCAGGACCGCCGCCACCCGCCGCGGTGGAACCGGTCGGCCTGGACCTCTCCGGCCTCGACCGGCCCGGATCCCGCATCGTGTCGCTCATCCCGGCGCACAACGAGGAGGACGGCATCGTCAAGACGGTCCGCAGCCAGTTCGCCCAGTCGATCCAGCCCGCGCTGGTCATCGTCATGGCGGACAACTGCACGGACGATACCGTGCGCCTGGCCCGTGAGGCCGGGGCGCAGGTGGTGGAGACGGTGGACAACCGGGCGAAGAAGGCGGGCGCGCTGAACCAGGGGCTCGCCATGGTGATGCCGCTGCTCGACGACGACGACTACATCCTCGCCCAGGACGCCGACGGCGAGCTCGGGACGGACTTCATCAAGAACGCGCTGTGGGCCTACGAGGTCAAGCCGAACCTGGGTGGAGTCTCCGGTTGCATCGTCGCCCGGACGCCGACCAACTTCATCGAGCGGGCCCAGGCCATCGAGTACGCCCGCGGCACCCGCCTCATGGGCCGGCAGGGGGGGAAGGTGCATGTCCTGTCCGGCGCCGCCGCACTGTTCCCGGTGCGCGTCTTCAGGGCCATCGCGGAGGCACGCGGCACCACGCTGCCCGGCGCCCCCGGAACGGTGTACATGGAGGACTCGCTCACCGAGGACTACGAGCTCACCCTGGCGATCCGGCACCTGGGGTTCGACTGCACCAGCACCAAGCGGTGTCCGGTGGTCACCGACATCATGCCGGACATCGAGATGCTGCAGGTCCAGCGCCTGCGCTGGTACCGGGGGGCCATGGAGTCGCTGTGGCTCTACGGGTGGAACCGGATCACACGGAGCACGTGGGGCGGCGTCGCGTTCACCTTCTTCTCGTCGCTCCTGTTCCCGCTCGCGCTGCTGGCGCTGGTCCTGAGCTGGCTGCTCTGGGACATCGGACCGAACCCCCTCTACTGGTTCCTCCTGCCCATCTTCATGGCCGAGAACATCGTGGTCGCGATGCGCATCAAGGACAGGGCGTCCCTGCGGACGGCCATCTTCTTCGTGCCCCTGTGGCTCTACGACAACGCCATGTTCATCGTGTACTGGCGCGCCCTGTTCGGAGCCGTGCGCCGCGAGGCGCGCGTCTGGGTCACCTGA
- a CDS encoding GtrA family protein, translating to MTFIATPGPARPGAPSRAAGTETTRVDPSAHVDEAVAGTGETALGLLPPSAPARPASGGSLPRPTPRGVETTPRGRLLGRRLTAVLFGRMTRFAAVGAIGAVLNLGIMAALLAVGAHYLVAAVVATELTILGNFLLHERLVFHDLRTGRPFWQRILGSLGFNNLETIVRMPVLVLLVDLLLVDSVLAQGITLALAFLARFIFTSRVIYRIRPAAGRPRLVMPRPEEPLP from the coding sequence GTGACCTTCATCGCCACTCCCGGCCCGGCCCGGCCCGGTGCCCCGTCCCGGGCCGCGGGTACGGAGACCACCCGGGTCGACCCGTCGGCGCACGTGGACGAGGCGGTCGCCGGCACGGGGGAGACGGCACTCGGCCTCCTGCCGCCCTCCGCGCCGGCCCGGCCGGCCAGCGGTGGCTCCCTCCCCCGGCCGACTCCCCGTGGCGTGGAAACCACCCCCCGTGGCCGCCTCCTCGGTCGTCGGCTCACCGCGGTGCTCTTCGGTCGGATGACCCGGTTCGCTGCCGTCGGGGCCATCGGAGCCGTGCTCAACCTGGGAATCATGGCCGCGCTCCTCGCGGTCGGGGCGCACTACCTGGTGGCTGCCGTCGTGGCCACGGAGCTCACCATCCTCGGCAATTTCCTGCTCCATGAGCGCCTCGTCTTCCACGACCTGAGAACCGGGCGCCCGTTCTGGCAGCGGATCCTCGGGAGCCTGGGCTTCAACAACCTCGAGACCATCGTCCGGATGCCGGTGCTGGTCCTGCTCGTGGACCTGCTGCTCGTCGACAGCGTCCTCGCCCAGGGGATCACGCTGGCGCTCGCATTCCTGGCCCGGTTCATCTTCACCTCGCGCGTCATCTACCGAATCCGCCCCGCTGCGGGCCGCCCCCGGCTCGTGATGCCCCGTCCTGAGGAGCCCCTCCCATGA